Proteins found in one Clostridium kluyveri DSM 555 genomic segment:
- the fliG gene encoding flagellar motor switch protein FliG, with protein sequence MAKDNQKLTGVQKAAILFITLGPEAAAGILKRLPEAEIQKITYEIANINSVKSEQKKEILQEFMEMNRAQDYLLEGGVDYARNLLSKALGTQRAMEILDKVIEATQQFRPFAIARKADAQQLLNIIGDEHPQTIALILCYLQADKSGQILSALPESMQAEVAYRIATMSNTSHMVVKEIEKVLDNKLSSVVKSDIKVIGGVETIVDILNQVDRTTEKNITEGLEKQDAELAEKIKESMFVFEDIITLDDVSIQRVLREVDTKELSLALKGCSEEVSETIFRNQSKRAAAALKEDIEFLGPVRLMDVEKAQQRIVNIIRRLDEAGEIVLARGGEDAIIV encoded by the coding sequence ATGGCTAAGGACAATCAAAAGTTAACTGGTGTACAAAAAGCAGCCATATTGTTTATAACTCTTGGACCGGAAGCTGCTGCAGGAATATTGAAAAGATTGCCAGAGGCTGAAATACAAAAGATAACTTATGAGATAGCTAATATCAACTCAGTAAAGTCAGAGCAGAAGAAGGAAATACTTCAGGAATTTATGGAGATGAATAGAGCTCAGGATTATTTGTTGGAAGGTGGAGTAGATTACGCCAGGAATCTTTTATCTAAAGCCCTTGGAACACAAAGAGCTATGGAAATATTAGATAAAGTTATAGAGGCCACCCAGCAATTTAGGCCTTTTGCCATAGCACGAAAGGCAGATGCCCAGCAGCTTTTAAATATAATAGGTGATGAACATCCACAGACTATAGCACTTATACTTTGTTATCTTCAGGCAGATAAATCCGGTCAGATACTATCTGCACTTCCTGAAAGTATGCAGGCTGAAGTTGCATATAGAATAGCTACAATGAGCAATACATCACATATGGTAGTAAAAGAAATAGAAAAAGTGCTGGATAACAAACTCTCCTCTGTGGTTAAATCAGATATAAAAGTAATTGGTGGGGTAGAGACAATTGTAGATATACTAAATCAAGTGGATAGAACTACAGAAAAAAATATTACGGAAGGTCTTGAAAAACAAGATGCGGAACTGGCAGAAAAGATCAAAGAATCCATGTTTGTATTTGAGGATATTATCACTCTTGATGATGTATCTATTCAGAGAGTACTCAGGGAAGTGGATACAAAAGAACTTTCACTGGCTCTTAAAGGATGCTCAGAAGAGGTATCAGAAACTATATTTAGGAATCAATCCAAGAGAGCTGCTGCAGCATTGAAAGAGGACATAGAGTTCTTAGGACCTGTTAGGCTTATGGATGTAGAAAAGGCACAGCAGAGAATTGTAAATATTATAAGAAGATTGGATGAAGCAGGGGAAATAGTTCTTGCAAGAGGAGGAGAGGATGCAATCATCGTATAA
- the fliI gene encoding flagellar protein export ATPase FliI: MINLNFSELNRKVKVANFTYQEGIVKKVIGLTIEVEGIKAFVGEVCNVYSEENGNIACEVVGFKEKDVILMPLGELIGISPGCRVVPGRRPLSVKCSEELFGKVLDGLGNPLGEDEISSGVLYELDAEPPDPLKRKRIKQVISTGIRAIDGFLTCGEGQRIGIFAGSGVGKSTTLGMIARYAEADVNVIALIGERGREVRDFIEKDLGEEGLKKSIIVCATSDKPALVRLKGAFTATAIAEYFRDKGKKVILMMDSVTRFAMAQREIGLAVGEPPATKGYTPSVFAKLPRLMERSGMSDKGSITAFYTVLVDGDDLNEPIADAVRGILDGHIVLSRSLANKNHYPAIDVLSSISRLMSEITEKSHKKSASFARDMLSVYKNSEDLINIGAYIRGNNPNIDMAINYYDGIINYLKQNMDEYSSFDNSINRLIGMFNLGSN; the protein is encoded by the coding sequence ATGATAAATTTAAATTTTTCTGAATTAAATAGGAAAGTAAAAGTTGCCAATTTTACCTACCAGGAAGGTATCGTGAAAAAAGTAATAGGATTAACCATAGAAGTGGAAGGGATAAAAGCTTTTGTGGGAGAGGTATGCAATGTATATAGTGAAGAAAATGGAAATATAGCTTGTGAAGTAGTTGGGTTTAAAGAAAAAGATGTAATATTAATGCCACTTGGAGAACTTATTGGAATTTCACCAGGGTGTAGAGTTGTACCTGGCAGGAGACCCTTAAGTGTAAAATGCTCAGAAGAATTATTTGGCAAGGTTCTAGATGGCCTTGGCAATCCTCTGGGTGAAGATGAAATTTCATCCGGGGTTTTATATGAATTGGATGCAGAACCACCAGATCCATTAAAGAGAAAAAGAATTAAACAAGTGATTTCTACGGGAATACGGGCTATAGATGGGTTCTTGACCTGTGGAGAGGGACAGAGAATTGGTATATTTGCAGGAAGTGGAGTAGGAAAAAGTACAACCCTTGGCATGATAGCCAGGTATGCAGAGGCAGATGTAAATGTAATAGCACTTATAGGGGAAAGAGGAAGAGAAGTCAGGGATTTTATAGAAAAGGATCTGGGAGAGGAAGGATTAAAAAAATCCATTATAGTATGTGCTACTTCAGATAAACCGGCTTTAGTCAGATTGAAAGGAGCTTTTACCGCTACGGCTATTGCAGAGTACTTTAGGGACAAAGGCAAAAAAGTTATACTTATGATGGATTCAGTTACCAGGTTTGCTATGGCTCAGAGAGAAATTGGACTTGCAGTAGGAGAACCCCCTGCAACTAAAGGATATACTCCTTCTGTATTTGCAAAACTCCCCAGGCTTATGGAAAGATCTGGCATGTCTGATAAAGGTTCTATTACTGCCTTTTATACAGTTCTTGTGGATGGAGATGATTTAAATGAACCTATTGCAGATGCTGTTAGGGGTATATTGGATGGACATATAGTATTATCCCGTTCTCTGGCTAATAAAAACCACTATCCAGCTATAGACGTACTATCTAGCATTAGCAGACTTATGTCGGAAATAACTGAAAAATCCCATAAAAAAAGTGCTTCTTTTGCAAGGGATATGCTATCTGTATATAAGAATTCTGAAGATTTGATAAATATAGGAGCTTACATTAGAGGAAATAATCCTAATATTGATATGGCAATAAATTATTATGACGGTATAATAAATTATTTAAAACAGAATATGGATGAATATTCTTCCTTTGATAATAGCATAAACAGACTAATAGGTATGTTCAATTTAGGAAGTAATTAG
- the fliJ gene encoding flagellar export protein FliJ: MKAYKFRLQKLLDMRVDKEEECKIEFQRAQNESFRTKEKLMEMKENYRKYNNFSGSSSVIEQKIRHIYINNLSYNIGETVEELNQKEKVVESKREELKQRQIDRKTVEVLKDKYIDDFRREQNRIEQNLNDEFALYGFIRNVKAR; this comes from the coding sequence TTGAAGGCATATAAGTTTAGGCTTCAAAAGCTTCTAGATATGAGAGTGGATAAAGAAGAGGAATGTAAAATTGAATTCCAAAGGGCTCAAAATGAAAGCTTTAGAACAAAAGAAAAACTCATGGAGATGAAAGAAAATTACAGAAAGTATAATAATTTTTCGGGGTCCAGTTCTGTTATAGAACAAAAGATAAGACATATTTATATAAATAACTTAAGTTACAATATAGGTGAAACTGTTGAAGAGTTAAATCAAAAAGAAAAAGTTGTAGAAAGTAAAAGGGAAGAGTTGAAGCAGCGCCAAATTGATAGAAAAACTGTAGAAGTATTAAAGGACAAGTACATAGATGATTTTAGAAGAGAACAAAATAGAATTGAACAAAATTTAAATGATGAATTTGCCCTTTATGGGTTTATTAGAAATGTTAAAGCTAGATAA
- a CDS encoding flagellar hook-length control protein FliK → MIDLNSIQLNNTVSSTKVNNSSKTSKDTSNDFSILLKTSSDNSDNNTVKNKDTSVDRVKNETLKDNDGDKTSVYKNSSDKKVELNEKVKSELKKAGFSEEDIENLEEDLSQGNISQNALMYLINILFKSESNSIDNLNLQGNNDEFIEQISNKIVDEVLQNLNYISSADKEQNVAVVSSDVISKVIKENVTDLSNILEQFGTSQEFNDKLIEKLNSSISARLSQEGSIYDKVKSEINTALKKELSLSTPQEENISNLSVLKLQSQYDSSKMDADNTVLPTSSQGVSNNNSGDSEEKNAQSSMGNGTAKSEEGILQKIIDAGSSEDKISKVTNFMTHLKNVDTNNSVQNLGEMVINKNSFDSDIIKTFKYMDINNVKELTVKINPKELGEITINLTMQEGKLKAVLTASNKEAYNLLNANLQDLSNKIQTNDIKIQGLSLNIYNEDATFFRDESGKDQQQGSSQQNKNSTLNNIVEDEQGTQSDYYYNNNVNILA, encoded by the coding sequence ATGATAGATTTAAATAGTATACAATTAAATAATACTGTTTCCAGTACTAAAGTTAATAATAGTAGTAAAACTTCTAAAGATACTTCCAATGATTTCAGTATCCTATTAAAAACTTCTTCAGATAATTCAGATAATAATACAGTAAAAAATAAAGACACGTCCGTAGATAGAGTAAAAAATGAAACTTTAAAAGATAATGATGGAGATAAAACCTCTGTTTATAAAAATTCAAGTGACAAAAAAGTTGAATTGAATGAAAAAGTGAAAAGTGAGTTAAAGAAAGCTGGTTTTAGTGAAGAAGATATAGAAAATTTGGAGGAGGATTTATCCCAGGGAAACATAAGCCAGAATGCTTTGATGTATTTAATAAATATATTGTTTAAAAGTGAGAGCAATTCAATAGATAATTTGAATCTTCAGGGGAATAATGATGAATTTATAGAACAGATAAGTAATAAAATAGTGGATGAAGTTTTACAGAATTTAAACTATATTTCATCAGCTGACAAAGAACAAAATGTAGCTGTTGTAAGCAGTGATGTGATATCCAAAGTTATCAAGGAAAATGTAACTGATCTATCTAATATTTTAGAGCAATTTGGAACATCACAGGAGTTTAATGATAAACTTATAGAAAAATTAAATAGCAGCATTTCAGCCAGATTATCTCAGGAAGGAAGCATATATGACAAGGTTAAAAGTGAAATTAACACTGCATTGAAAAAAGAGCTGAGTTTAAGTACACCTCAAGAAGAAAATATTAGTAATTTATCTGTATTAAAGCTGCAAAGTCAATATGACTCCAGTAAAATGGATGCAGATAACACTGTTTTGCCTACATCATCACAAGGAGTATCCAATAATAACTCTGGTGATTCCGAGGAGAAAAATGCACAGTCATCTATGGGAAATGGTACAGCTAAAAGTGAAGAGGGTATATTGCAGAAAATTATAGATGCTGGATCTTCAGAAGATAAAATTTCTAAAGTTACTAATTTCATGACTCATTTAAAAAATGTGGATACAAACAATTCTGTACAGAATTTAGGGGAAATGGTTATAAATAAAAACTCTTTTGATTCAGATATAATAAAAACTTTCAAGTACATGGACATAAATAATGTTAAAGAGTTAACTGTTAAGATAAATCCTAAGGAATTAGGGGAAATTACTATAAACCTTACTATGCAGGAAGGAAAATTAAAGGCAGTTTTAACGGCTTCAAATAAAGAAGCATATAATCTTTTAAATGCTAACTTACAGGATTTATCTAATAAAATTCAGACTAATGATATAAAGATTCAGGGATTATCTTTAAATATATATAATGAAGATGCTACTTTTTTTAGAGACGAAAGTGGAAAAGACCAGCAGCAGGGCAGCAGCCAACAAAATAAAAATTCAACTTTAAATAATATTGTGGAAGATGAGCAAGGTACTCAAAGTGACTATTATTACAACAATAATGTAAATATACTGGCATAG
- a CDS encoding flagellar hook capping FlgD N-terminal domain-containing protein, which produces MSITLDNMLNQSYNQAFRTLAANTSIQETSDENNTSDDTPKYYPISSDKSSDTTENGTKIVKKNTGYDMDLNMFLKILCAELENQDPTDSSSQGSTEYISQLAQFSALQQMMNLNNTNKVTTANSLVNKYVTLSDRDSEGNYITGKVVGVVKDGDDVELKLITGIITDSDGNTSYKTENYNIDDLLQVDDSEAYNTTTTDMMLLSATSLIGKKVETSQKDSSGNYYSGTVQSVSRGTDGITVKVKVSESETKDFYFDEISKVEDS; this is translated from the coding sequence ATGTCAATAACACTGGATAATATGTTAAATCAGAGTTATAATCAAGCCTTTAGGACATTAGCGGCCAATACAAGTATTCAAGAGACATCAGATGAAAATAATACATCTGATGATACCCCAAAATATTATCCCATTTCATCTGATAAAAGTTCAGACACTACGGAAAATGGAACTAAAATAGTGAAAAAGAATACCGGATATGACATGGATTTAAATATGTTTTTAAAAATACTCTGTGCAGAACTTGAAAATCAAGATCCTACAGATAGTAGTTCACAAGGTTCAACGGAGTATATAAGCCAGTTGGCACAGTTTTCTGCTCTTCAGCAAATGATGAACTTGAATAATACAAACAAAGTTACTACAGCAAATTCGCTTGTAAATAAATATGTAACTTTAAGCGATAGGGATTCTGAAGGAAACTACATTACAGGTAAGGTAGTTGGAGTGGTGAAAGATGGAGATGACGTTGAACTTAAGTTAATAACAGGTATAATCACAGATTCTGATGGTAATACCTCTTATAAAACTGAGAATTACAACATAGATGATCTGCTTCAAGTGGATGATTCGGAGGCATATAATACAACTACCACTGATATGATGCTTTTAAGTGCCACCTCTCTTATAGGTAAGAAAGTTGAAACAAGCCAAAAGGATAGTAGTGGAAACTATTATAGTGGGACTGTGCAGTCTGTGTCTCGGGGGACGGATGGTATAACTGTAAAAGTAAAAGTTTCTGAAAGTGAAACTAAAGATTTTTATTTTGATGAGATTTCAAAGGTGGAAGATTCATAG
- a CDS encoding flagellar hook-basal body complex protein, giving the protein MLPSMYSGISGLRANQQKLNVIGNNIANSSTTAYKTQSMNFQDMISQNLSDPSAPSTSIGGVNGKQSGLGVQVAGISTDFTTGSMGTTNRNLDFAIDGTGYFVVGTGKLGETSDDTGISIDEDNNILGGGDNEVENTIEAHYSRDGSFYLDTQGNLINQNGYRVMGYLVTDENNTSTITYLQNDTEDTFQNAVQFVDANGTVTSVTDKLVPLSIPNYITKDDQLVKVKSFSVGKDGIITAQLTDSTTAVLGQIAMVSFQNEGGLVKEGGNLYTTSSNSGQPIVMSGKGAENDNSAGYGKITQGFLEMSNVDLAQQFTDMIVATRAFQANGKMITNGDTILEDLINLKR; this is encoded by the coding sequence ATGCTGCCATCGATGTATTCAGGGATTAGCGGTCTTAGGGCTAATCAGCAAAAATTAAATGTAATTGGAAATAACATAGCTAATTCATCAACCACTGCATATAAGACTCAAAGTATGAATTTTCAGGATATGATAAGTCAAAATCTTTCGGATCCAAGTGCACCAAGTACTAGCATAGGAGGAGTTAATGGAAAACAAAGTGGCCTTGGAGTGCAAGTAGCAGGTATAAGTACAGATTTTACCACAGGAAGTATGGGTACTACAAATAGAAATTTAGATTTTGCAATAGATGGAACAGGATATTTTGTAGTAGGCACAGGTAAGTTGGGAGAGACTTCGGATGATACAGGAATTTCAATTGATGAAGATAATAATATACTGGGTGGGGGAGACAATGAAGTAGAAAATACCATAGAGGCTCATTATAGCAGGGATGGATCCTTTTATTTAGATACCCAGGGCAATCTGATAAACCAGAATGGATATAGGGTTATGGGTTATCTGGTAACAGATGAAAATAACACTTCTACCATAACCTATCTGCAAAATGATACAGAGGATACATTTCAAAATGCCGTACAGTTTGTAGATGCCAACGGTACTGTAACTTCAGTTACGGATAAATTGGTACCACTATCTATTCCAAATTATATAACTAAGGATGATCAATTAGTAAAGGTTAAATCTTTTTCTGTAGGTAAAGATGGAATTATAACGGCACAACTTACAGATTCAACTACAGCTGTTTTAGGCCAGATAGCTATGGTATCCTTTCAAAATGAAGGAGGACTCGTAAAAGAAGGAGGAAATCTTTATACTACATCCTCAAATTCAGGACAGCCTATAGTAATGAGCGGAAAAGGCGCTGAAAATGATAATAGTGCAGGTTATGGTAAAATAACTCAGGGATTTCTTGAAATGTCAAATGTGGATCTGGCACAGCAGTTTACAGATATGATAGTAGCTACCAGGGCTTTTCAGGCAAATGGTAAAATGATAACTAATGGAGATACTATACTGGAGGATTTAATAAACTTAAAAAGATAG
- a CDS encoding flagellar FlbD family protein, with product MIKLTGLDEKEFVINSDHIEKLIEIPQSVITLVNGNKYIVKESNDEIIEKIIEYKRKIYI from the coding sequence ATGATAAAACTTACAGGATTAGATGAAAAAGAATTTGTTATAAATTCAGATCATATAGAGAAATTAATAGAAATTCCACAAAGTGTAATTACTCTTGTAAATGGAAATAAATATATAGTTAAAGAATCCAATGATGAGATAATTGAAAAAATTATAGAATACAAGAGAAAAATATATATTTAG